From the genome of Burkholderiales bacterium:
CTCCTGCACGCCGAGCACGTCGGCGTTCAGCCGCTCGAACATCGCGCCCAGCCATCGCGTCTTCTGGTCGTACTCGGCGTTGCCGAGCGGCTCCTGGTTGGCGTAGAACGCGCGGCCGGGCAGCGCCAGGTTCAGCAGGTTGCCGCTGACGACCAAGCAGGTCGCCCAGCCGTTGGCGGCCGGCGCGACGGTCAACCCCACACCTCGCCGGCCACCTCGACCACGCGCTCGAGCTTGCGCCACTGGTCATCGACCGACAGCGCGTTGCCGTGGTGCGTGCTCGAGAAGCCGCATTGCGGCGACAGGCACAGGTTCTCCAGCGGCACGCAATGCGCAGCCTCGTCGATGCGGCGCTTGAGGTCGTCCTTGCTCTCCAGTGCACCGACCTTGGTGGTCACCAGGCCGAGCACCACCTTCTTGCCGCGCGGCAACCGGCGCAGCGGCTCGAAACCACCGGCGCGCGCGCTGTCGAACTCCATGAAGTAGCCGTCGACGTCGGCCGAGAACATCGCCTCGACCACCGGGTCGTAGCCGCCCTCGGCGACCCAGGCGCTCTTGAAGTTGCCGCGGCAGGTGTGGATCGTCACCGCCATGTCGGCCGGCCGGTCGCGCAGCGCGGCGTTGATGGTGTCGGCATAGCGCCGTGGCAGCGTCGACGGGTCGTCACCGTTGCGGCGGCAGTTGTCCTGGATGCGCGGGTCGCACAGGTAGGCGAACGTGATGTCGTCGAGCTGCAGGTAACGGCAGCCGGCCGCAGCCAGCTGCGCGATCGCCAGGCGATAGGCCGCGGCGACGTCGGACCAGAACGCGTCGAGCTCCGGGTACACCGCGGCATCGATCGCCGCGCGGCCGCCGCGCAGGTGCAGCATCGACGGCGACGGGATCGTCATCTTCGGCGTGCGCGCGGTGTGCGCCTTCAGGAACGCGAAGTCGTCGACCATGATCGGCGCCGGACAGCCGACGCGGCCGGTCACCGTGGCGATCGGCGGCTGCTCCTGGCCCGCCACCTTGAACTTCTCGCCTTCGTTGGCCTTGACGGTCACGCCGTCGAGCTGCGACAGGAAATCCAGGTGCCACCAGTCGCGGCGAAACTCGCCGTCGGTCACCGCCTGCAGGCCAATCTGTTCCTGGCGCCGCACCGCGTCGACGATCGCACGATCTTCGGCCTCGCGCAGCGCGGCGGCGCTCAGCTCGCCACGCTTGCAGCGCGCCCGCAGCGCGGCGAGCTCGGCCGGACGCAGCAGGCTGCCGACCTGATCGGCACGAAACGGAGGTTTGGCTGGCATCGAACAGACCCTCGCGCAACGTGGCACGGGTGCGATCTTGCACCACCGCATCGGGACGCGCCTGCGCGTGGCTGCGGCTACCATGCCGCCTGGGCGCTCGGCGCACGGCTCTGCGCCGAGCGGCGTCGATCGCACCCGACGGACACCGACCAAGGAGGCCCCGATGAACGCACCGCTGCCGCTGCCCGCGCTCGACGAGATCCGCGAGCACGAAAACGAGATGGTGGCGCTGCGGCGCCAGATCCACGCCAACCCCGAGCTGGCCTACGAAGAGCACGCCACCGCCGACCTGGTGGCCGAGCGGCTGCAGCGCTGGGGCTACGAGGTGCACCGCGGCCTCGGCGGCACCGGCGTGGTCGGCACGCTGCGCGTGGGCAACTCGCCGCGCCACGTGGGCCTGCGCGCCGACATGGACGCGCTGCCGATCGCCGAGACCAGCAACAAGCCGTGGGCGAGCAAGGTGTTCGGCAAGATGCACGCCTGCGGCCACGACGGCCACACCGCGATGCTGCTGGCCGCGGCGCGCCACCTGGCCGCGACGCGCCGCTTCGACGGCCACCTGCACCTGGTGTTCCAGCCCGCCGAGGAAGGCCAGGCCGGCGCCAAGCGCATGCTCGACGACGGCTTCCTGAAGCTGTTCCCATGCGAGGCGATGTTCGGCATGCACAACATGCCGGGCCTGCCCGAGGGGCGGTTCTCGATCGTGCCCGGCCCGGCGCTGGCCAGCTCCGACACCTGCCTGATCACCGTGCGCGGCAAGGGCGGCCACGGCGCGATGCCGCACGTGGCGGTGGACCCGGTGGTGGCCGCGTCGAGCATCGTGATGGCGCTGCAGACTGTCGTCTCGCGCAACGTGCCACCGCTGGAAATGGGCGTGGTCACCGTCGGCGCCTTCCTGGCCGGCGACGCGCCGAACGTGATCCCCGGCGAGGCCAAGCTCAGGCTCACGGTGCGCGCGTACAAGCCCGCGGTGCGCGACCTGCTGCAGCAGCGTATCACCGAGATCGCGAACACGCAGGCCGCGGTGTACGGCGCCAGCGCCGAGGTGGAATACCAGCGCCGCTACCCGATGCTGTACAACCATCCGCAGCAGAGCGCGTTCTGCCAGCGCGTGGTCACCGACTGGCTCGGTGCCGAAGGCCTGCTCGCCAACGCCGAACCGGTGACCGGAAGCGAAGACTTCGCGTTCTTCCTCGAGCAGGTGCCGGGCTGCTACGTCTTCATCGGCAACGGCGTCGGCAGCGAGGGTGGCTGCATGGTGCACAACCCGGGGTACGATTTCAACGACCGTGTGCTGCCCACCGGCGCGAGCTACTGGGTACGCATCGCCGAGACCTACCTCGATCGCCAGGCTACCTGACATCGACGTGAACCGACCACGCCGCACCCAACCCGGCAAGCTGCCCAGGCCCGGCGCGGCCAAGTCCAAGCCGGCCGACGCTCCGCCGCCGGTGACGATCACGCTGCGCAACCTCGAGATCCCGCTGCCCGAGGTGATCGAAACCACGCCGGTCGGGTTCGAGGGGTTGATCGTCTCCGATCCACAGCCGCCGCAACAGCAACCGCAGGCCGCACCCGCCGACCCTGCCGGCCCCGAGGCCGAGCGCGCGGCACAGCGCGCCGCGCGGCGTGCGCAGGTACGGCGCGATCGCATGCGCAATGCCTCCGACGCGGGCGACACGACCGGCTTCGCCACCACGCTCAGCGAGCCGGTGCTGCGCGAGCTGCCGCCCGTTGCGGCAGTGGTCGCAGCGCCCGCGACGCCCGCTGCCCAAGAAGCAGGCGATGCGGCGCCGACAGCCGCACCGGCAGCGGCCCCATCGCGCCCGACGGCTGCACTCGCTGCGGCAACACCACCGGCCGCGATCGCCGCGAGCACGCCGGCCGCAGCGCCGGCCGTGCTGGTGGTCTGTCCGGTCGATGCAGGCGCCAGCCCGCTGTGCACGCAACTCACGGCGTTCGGGTTCGCGGTACACGCGATGTCGCAGTTGCCCGAGTTGCCGGCGCCGTGGCCGTTCGCCGCTGTGTTCGTCGACCTCGCGTGGTCCGATGCCGATGGCAGCGACGGCATCGACCTGTGCAACCAGGCGCGCGAACTCGGCCGCCTGCCGGGTGAGCGCAAGCCGCTGCTGGTGCTGGTGGCGGAAAAGCTCAGCTCGACCAATCGCGTGCGCGCCGGACTCGCCGGCTGCAACGAGATCATCATCGGCGCGATCACGCGCGGCAGCGTGGCCAGCGTGCTCGACGCGCGCGGCATCGCGCTGCCCATCGACCCGCGCAACCGCTGATGAAGCGCAACCGCGGCACGAGTCAGCGCGGCCGCCCCCACACGCGCGCCAGCGCCGCCAGCCGCGCGCGCCACGGCAGACCCTCTTCGGACATCACGTCGAGAAAGTCCGACAGCCGCTTCGACTTGCCGATCGTGTACAGCGTGAGTCCGACGGTGGCGGCGAACACGACGCCGAACACCAGCACGCGCTCGAGCATCGGCGACTCGGCCATGCCCAGCAGGTTCATGCCCAGGAAGCCGGTGGTCACGGTGCCGATCAGGCCGAAGATCGTCACCACGGTCAGTCGCACCACCGTGTTGGCCTGGCGGCGCAGGCTGTCGGCCTCGAGGTAGCTGTTCATGTCGTGCATGCGCTCCTTGACCTCGGCATACAGCGCATCGGTGCCGAGATGCGTGGTGCACAGCCGGAACAGCGCGCGCACTTGCGCCTGCTCGGAGATCTCGTGGAACCAGTAGCGGTGCGTGAAGCGCAGGAACGCGGCGTACGCGTTGCGGATCGCGCGTTTGAACTGCTTCACGCTCTCGGCGTCGGCCACGTCGAGCCGCTTCAGCGCATCGACCAGACGATCGGAGAAGATCAGCAGCGCAGCCTTCTGGAAGTGCGCGATCAGGAACAGCATGAAGTGCTGGTGGCGAAACTGCGCCAGCACGCCGCGCTCGCCGCAGCGGAAGAACTCGGTCCGCGCGTCGCCCACCACCACCAGCGCGTGGCCGCAGCACAGGTAGCGCGTGCGCGGCGCGGCCCCCGAATCGGACCAGAAGCGGTCGTAGCAATGCCGCTGCTCGAAGTCGGCCAGGTGCTGCGCCGCATACGGCAGCTCGTCGTCGCCCGCGTCGGTGACCAGGCCCAGGCGCACGAAGTCGCCGCGCGTCAGCGCGGCGGGCTCGTCGACCGCGAGGTAGGCCATCAGCGGCATCCGGTAGTACTCGATCTGGCGGTAGCGCAGCGCACCGTCGAGCTCGGAATGGTCGGGCGCCAGCGGCCGCAGCAGGAACTCCCAGTGCGCGGCGATGCGCGGCGCGCGGTGCTCGCTGACGTGCGCCATGTACACCTCGCGCGCCTGCGCGTCGGAACTGGCGAGCACGCGGCCGTCGGCATCGAGCCACTCGACACCGGCCATCGCGTGCAGCGGCTGGCCGCTCGCGTCCCAGGCCGACGGGTAGCCGCGGCCGAAGCGGTACAGCACCTCCTGCGCCCGCGGCAGCGCGAGGTCGTCGGCCGCCAGCTCGACGTTCAGCAGCACGATGTCGACATCGTCGAAGAAGGTCAGATCGACGTGCACCACCTGCAGCGTCAGCGCCGCGCTGTCGACGCGCGGCAGCAGGCGCACCGCGCGCACGTCGTCGCGGCGGAACACGTGCATCGACGAATCGTGCGCCCCGCCCGCGCGGTTGCGGCCTTCGCCGTACAGGAACTGCTGCACGAACGGCAGGAAGGTGACGAACTCGTTGTAGTGCCGCTCGTGAAAGCGATTGGCCGTGCCGGTGTACTCGTCGAGCACGCGGTGCCATGGGCCGGCACCGAGCAGCTCCCACGGCCGGCGCTGCACCTCGTCGCCGCGCTGGCGCGCCACCAGCCGCAGCGGCCACAGCAGCACCTGCCGTAAATGCTGCACTTGCGGCGGCAAGGCGGCGCCGCGCGAAGCGGCCGGGCCGGTCGAAGCCGATTGCAACGCCGCATCCATGGCGCGCGAGTGTAGGCGCGCGGCGCGACGATGAGAACAGTCACGGAGCTGCAGGCTCGAAGCACCGAGAATCCACCACCCATGAGCACCCTGCCCGAGCGCATCGTCTGCCTGACCGAGGAACCCACCGAGGTGCTGTACGCGCTCGGCGAGCAGCGGCGCATCGTCGGCATCTCGGGCTTCACCGTGCGGCCACCGCGGGCGCGGCAGGAAAAACCCAAGATCAGTGCATTCACCAGCGCCAAGGTCGACAGGATCCTCGCGCTGCAGCCCGACCTGGCGATCGGCTTCTCCGACATCCAGGCCGACATCGCGGCCGCGCTGGTGAAGGCCGGCGTCGAGGTGTGGATCGCCAACCACCGCTCGGTGCCGCAGATCCTCGGCTATGTGCTGCGGCTCGGTGCGATGGTCGGTGTCGCCGATCGTGCACAACGGTATGTGGACACGCTGCGTTCGCACCTCGATGCGGTGCGCCGGGCCGCGACCGCGCTGCCGCGCCGGCCGAAGGTGTACTTCGAGGAGTGGGATTCACCCGCGATCAGCGCGATCCGCTGGGTCAGCGAGCTGATCGACATCGCCGGCGGCGACGACATCTTCCCGCAGCGCGCCGCCGCGCGCCTGGCCCGCGCACGCATCGTCGCCGACACCGACGAGATCGTGCGCGCCGCGCCCGACATCGTCATCGGCTCGTGGTGCGGCAAGAAGTTCAGGGCCGGGCAGGTGGCGGCGCGGCCCGGCTTCGCCGCGATACCCGCGGTGCGCGACGGCGAACTGCACGAGATCAAGTCGCCGCTGATCCTGCAGCCCGGGCCCGCTGCACTGACCGACGGGCTCGACGCGCTGCATGCGATCATCACGCGCTGGGCCGAACGGCACGCCTGAAGTCGAAGGAGTCCCCCGATGTTCAAAGCCATCCTGCTGTCGCAGACGGAAGACAAGAAGACCCGCGCCGAGTTGATCGATCTCGACGAATCGCGCCTGCCCGATCGCGACGTGACGGTCGACGTGGCGTACTCGACGCTGAACTACAAGGATGCACTGGCCATCACCGGCCGCGGCGCGGTGGTGCGCAGCTGGCCGCTGGTGCCGGGCATCGACCTCGCCGGCACGGTGAGTGCGAGCCGCAGCGCCGACTGGAAGGCGGGCGACCGCGTGGTCGTCACCGGCTGGGGCCTGGGCGAGAACCACTGGGGCGGCCTGGCGCAGAAGGCGCGGCTCGACGCCGGCTGGCTGCTGAGGATCCCGGCGCCGTTCGACGCGCGCTCGGCGATGACGATCGCCACCGCCGGCTTCACCGCCGCGCTGTGCGTGATGGCGCTGCAGCGCCACGGCTGCAAGCCGGGCGACGGCGAGGTGCTGGTCACCGGCGCCGCCGGCGGCGTCGGCTCGATCGCGGTGGCGCTGCTGGGCGGCATGGGCCACCGC
Proteins encoded in this window:
- a CDS encoding 5-methyltetrahydropteroyltriglutamate--homocysteine S-methyltransferase encodes the protein MPAKPPFRADQVGSLLRPAELAALRARCKRGELSAAALREAEDRAIVDAVRRQEQIGLQAVTDGEFRRDWWHLDFLSQLDGVTVKANEGEKFKVAGQEQPPIATVTGRVGCPAPIMVDDFAFLKAHTARTPKMTIPSPSMLHLRGGRAAIDAAVYPELDAFWSDVAAAYRLAIAQLAAAGCRYLQLDDITFAYLCDPRIQDNCRRNGDDPSTLPRRYADTINAALRDRPADMAVTIHTCRGNFKSAWVAEGGYDPVVEAMFSADVDGYFMEFDSARAGGFEPLRRLPRGKKVVLGLVTTKVGALESKDDLKRRIDEAAHCVPLENLCLSPQCGFSSTHHGNALSVDDQWRKLERVVEVAGEVWG
- a CDS encoding amidohydrolase; translation: MNAPLPLPALDEIREHENEMVALRRQIHANPELAYEEHATADLVAERLQRWGYEVHRGLGGTGVVGTLRVGNSPRHVGLRADMDALPIAETSNKPWASKVFGKMHACGHDGHTAMLLAAARHLAATRRFDGHLHLVFQPAEEGQAGAKRMLDDGFLKLFPCEAMFGMHNMPGLPEGRFSIVPGPALASSDTCLITVRGKGGHGAMPHVAVDPVVAASSIVMALQTVVSRNVPPLEMGVVTVGAFLAGDAPNVIPGEAKLRLTVRAYKPAVRDLLQQRITEIANTQAAVYGASAEVEYQRRYPMLYNHPQQSAFCQRVVTDWLGAEGLLANAEPVTGSEDFAFFLEQVPGCYVFIGNGVGSEGGCMVHNPGYDFNDRVLPTGASYWVRIAETYLDRQAT
- a CDS encoding ABC transporter substrate-binding protein, producing the protein MSTLPERIVCLTEEPTEVLYALGEQRRIVGISGFTVRPPRARQEKPKISAFTSAKVDRILALQPDLAIGFSDIQADIAAALVKAGVEVWIANHRSVPQILGYVLRLGAMVGVADRAQRYVDTLRSHLDAVRRAATALPRRPKVYFEEWDSPAISAIRWVSELIDIAGGDDIFPQRAAARLARARIVADTDEIVRAAPDIVIGSWCGKKFRAGQVAARPGFAAIPAVRDGELHEIKSPLILQPGPAALTDGLDALHAIITRWAERHA
- a CDS encoding oxidoreductase; its protein translation is MFKAILLSQTEDKKTRAELIDLDESRLPDRDVTVDVAYSTLNYKDALAITGRGAVVRSWPLVPGIDLAGTVSASRSADWKAGDRVVVTGWGLGENHWGGLAQKARLDAGWLLRIPAPFDARSAMTIATAGFTAALCVMALQRHGCKPGDGEVLVTGAAGGVGSIAVALLGGMGHRVVASTGRPHEAEYLKSLGATRIVDRNELSQPGKPLQKELWAGAVDTVGSHTLANVCAQTRFFGAVAACGLAGGGDLPTTVMPFILRGVTLYGINSVLVPNAERAKAWALMAQHLDAKKLDAMTVEIGLSEAIGYAPKLIDGQVRGRTVVDVRR